The Fibrobacter sp. UWB11 genome includes the window CGCGCTCTTTTGGCGGGTGGGGCATCGCTTTTGGTCGGTTTTTCGGGTATGAACGACCCCGATGTTGTCGATTTTTTGAAAGATTGGGGCATTCCCGTCGTGATTCCGGCAGAAATGCTCGAAGCGGAGTCCCGTGGTGAATTTGTGGACTTGGTGCTCGACTGTGCGGGACCTTTTGCGGCTCTCCATCCGAAAATCGGCTTTGTGGAACTCACCCGTTCGGGCGTTCAGTACTACCAAAACGCTAAAAAGCCCGTTTTTGTTGCCGATAGCGGAATCGTCAAGCGGATCGAGACGTCTTTAGGCACCGGTGATGGCTATTTTAGGGCGCTTGAAAAGCTCGGCTTGGGTGCAGGCGAAAATGCGTCTGGCGCCGATTTCGAAGGAAAAAAGTTATTGGTTTTTGGTAGTGGCAAGGTCGGTTCGGGAATTGCGCTCCAGGGTGTGCGCCGCGGTTGCGCTGTATCCGTAGTGACGGACCTGAATCGTGCATCGTCTGAAAACGCTCCTGAAAACGCTCCTGAAAATGCCGCAAATTCGATGCCTGCAGGTGATTTTTCGGCGGTTTTAGAGCAAAATGGTGTCAATGTGGTCGATTGCCATGACTATGCGACCGTCTCCGCGCTGATTGAAAAGGCTGACTTTGTGGTGACTGCAACGGGCATAAAAGATGCTCTTGCTGCCCCGGAACTTCAAAAATCGCTCCTTTCGACATCGGCTGTTCTTGCGAATATGGGCGTCGAAGATGAATACGGTGAAGCTGTTCCCGTCGAAAAGGTGCTCAATGCCAAAGGTCCTTTGAATTTTATTCTCGAAGAACCGACGCATCTCAAGTATATCGAGACTTCGCTTGCGCTCCATGCGGCCCTTGCCGAACGCTTGGTGCAGGAGGCTGCCGGCAGTACCCAAAGCGGTTCGGATTGCGCGGCTATTGATGAAGGTCTCCGTTTCCCTCCGCAAGAAATTGAACAGCGCTTGCTTACCATTGCCATTCAAAATGGTGTTATCGGCCCTGAAATTTGCAGCATGCTTGGCGGCATCCCCACAGAAATGGACTAAAATATGACCCCCGAGAACATGAAAAAGGTCGTAGACCTCTGCAATCAAGTTTCGAACATCACCTACGAGAACTTGACGAAAATCATCCGTCTGGAACAGACGGGAAGTGCCGCCGGTGCGCGCAAACTCGACGATAGCGACCAGAATGATATCGATTCCTGGATGGGTGGGGGCACTTGCTTTAGCATGACGTGGCACATGTTCCAAGCACTCATGGACATGGGCTTCAAGCCGCGTCTTGTCATGGGGCACAAGCGCAAGGAACGTAACATCCACTGCGCCCTCATCTTGCCCGACCCCGACGGCAGCATTGTCACCCCGGACGCCGTTCCGGGGTCGCCACTCACGTTTAATTCCGAATTCTTACTCGATCCCGGTTACTTGATTTTCGACCCGCTCCCAATGCCCCTCCCGCAGCCGTTTGGCACTGGCGAAGCCTTTTTCCCGCTTTCCCCGAACTGCGTGCGTCTCGTGCGTCCGACCATGGAATCCATGGAACTTTGGACGGGTGGCGCAGGCGCGCCCATGAAGCTCCGTTTCGAGTACCCTGTGGAGGGCGTTTCCGTCGAAGAATTCAAGCACCATTGGAACGAAAGCTTCTATCGCGAAATGATGACCTACCCGGTCTTGAACCGCCTTGACCGCGAAAAGGGTATCCAGTATTACTATCAGAAGGGAAACCTCGTCGTTCGCGATGCGGCTGGTTCAAAAATGACGAAAATCGAGCCCGCCGACCGCGTCCAAACCCTCAGCGACATCTTCAAACTATCGCCGGATATCATCGAAAGAGCGCTGAAAATCCTAGAAAAAAGATAAGAGTTATGATGGGCGGTGAGCCCTGATTAACTTATTTCAGCTTCTTGAGTTCGTGCATCATCATTGCCATGCCGATGATGGCTGCGCCTGTATCGGCAATGGGCTGTGCTAAGAACACACCTTTCAATTCAAAGTAGTGCGGTAAAACGAGCAGGAACGGAATCAAGAGAATCACCTGACGGCACGCGTTCAAGAACATAGCTCTGAGCGCCTTTCCTGTTCCCTGGAAAAAGTTTCCCGACACCATGCCAAAAGGAATCATGAAGAATGCGGCGGTAAAGATTCTCATGGCCCAAGCGGAAACTTGTTGCAATTCGAGATCGTTCGGGGCGAACGGGGCGACGAATGCTTCTGCTTTCCACATCACGGCGGCCCAGCAAATGAACATGAACGCGCCTGCATAAATAAACGAGAACTTGAGCGTTTCGCGAACGCGGCCATTGAGCCTAGCGCCGTAATTGTAGCCGATAATCGGTTGCGTTCCGTGGACAAATCCCAAGAGCGGAAGCACTATAATCGAAACAACGCTGTTGATAATGCCGAATGCCGAAATCGCCAAATCGCCACCCGAGAGAACTCCGGTCGGTTTGATGCTGATGTTTCCGTAAGTCGTGAGGCTCCAGGCGAGAATTGCGTTCATAAGGCTGTTGCAAATCTGCATTACCGAAGGCGGCAATCCCAAAATGTAAATCTTGCGAACGTAGGCGGCATGCAGTTTCATGTGGCGCCAGCGAATCTTGATGGGCGAAGACTTTTTCACGAAGAACTGCGTAATCAGGCTGCTTGCGACCAACTGCGAACAGATGGTTGCCCAGGCGGCGCCTTCGATACCCCAGTGGAACTTCATGATGAACAGCCAGTCCAAAATAATGTTGGTCACGGCGCCTGCGATTTCGCGGAACATGGCGGTTTTGGGGTGACCCATCGAACGGATAAAGTGGTTCATGCCGGGCGCGATTGTCTGGAATACGGCACCGCACAGCAAAATGCGCATGTAGCTTTCGGCAACGGGGAGGGTCTGTTCGCTAGCTCCGAAAAGCTTGAGGAGCGGAGTCATGAAAACCTCGCCAAATGTAAAAGCGAGAATCGCCATGATAATCAGGAGCGAAAACGAGTTGTTTAAAATGATGCTCGCCTGGATGTATTTCTTTTGCCCAAGGCGAATGGCAAAAAGCGTGTTGCCGCCCACGCCGACCATCATCGATAACGCCATGATAAATAGGCAAATGGGGAAGCAGAGCGTAATGCCTGCAATGCCCAAACTTCCGACACCCTGGCCAACAAAGAATCGGTCTACAATATTATAGAGAGCGTTCACGCACATGCTTATGATGGCGGGAACTGAAAACTGCAAGACAAGCTTCGGGATGCTTGCTGTGCCAAAAGAATTAAGGCGTTCGGAGTAAAATTCACTCATCGCGCCCAAATATAGCAAAAGGCGAGTGTAGCGCCAATACTTGTATTGGCATTACCGAGCCGAGCTATATTTTTACCTTTTTCGCTAGGGCGCAGCCACCTGGTTTTTGCCGCAGTTTTTGGCTACATACAGCAATTTGTCGCTTTGGGCGATAAGTTCGGTGATTTGAGTCACGTCGGCCCCTTTCTGCGATGCAAGCCCAAGGGAAATCGTCACCGGGATAATCGTATCCATCCATGAGAAAATGTGGCGCTCGATGGTAAAACGCAATTTTTCGGCGCGCTTCTTGGCATCTTCTGGAGAAATATCGCTCATGAGCAGCAAAAATTCTTCTCCGCCGTAGCGGGCGAGCAGGTCGGAATCACGCTTTTCGTCGTTCAGCAACCGGGCCACTTCTTTTAAAATGAGGTCCCCGCATTGGTGCCCCCAAGTGTCGTTCACGTGCTTGAAGTTGTCTACATCGATCATCACGACATGGACAAACGTGTCGTTGCGGCGTGCAAATACAAGTTCTCCGGCCGAACGGTCCATGAATGCTTGGCGGTTCAAAATGCCTGTCAGTGAATCCATGGTCGCTGCTTCGTAGAGCTCACGGCTAAAAGCTTCTTCGCTCGGGTCCTTGTAGGCAACCTTTAAAACCATCTTGCCAATCTGAAGCCTGTTGTCAGAATCAAGAATTTGCTTGTGGATGAAGTTCCCGTCGACAAACGTTCCATTTGTGCTGCCAAGGTCTTCGACCGTGACATTCTGTCCGTCAAACGAAAGGGAACAGTGCTTGCGGCTTACCAGTTCGTCTTCGAAACGAATGTCGGCGTCTTGCCCGCGTCCGAGAATCACGGTCCCCTTTTCGAGAGGTATTTGTGCAAACGCGCTTTGCGGGTACAGAACTATTAAATGTGGATGAATGACCATCGGGTTAAACATGATGGTGTTGTCTTTATTGATGATGGTTTCATCTTCCATAATAATCCCTCGCGTTAGCGCTATCCCTATTTAAAATATAGAAGTAGTTTTAAGATTGGTTTGAAATAGTTTGAACTTTGAACTTCGAATTATCCATATAATACAGGCATGATACGCCTTGTTTTGTAAGTAGATTTTTACAATGTTTAAACAAATTTTCAAAACGTAAGTTTTGTGTTGAAAAAGTGTGAATAAAAGCACGGATTGGCTTACATAAATTTTTTTTCACATATCTTTAATAGAAAAAATTTCCTTTTTTCAATTAAAAAAGTAGATTTCATGCGGTGTAGTATATCAAGGAGGGCTTCTTCTTGATGTTCTGCGTGGTCAGAGAGAACCAAAATGGATAGAAACACAATGAAGAACACAATTAAATCCTTAAAACTATGGGTATTGGGCTGTGCTATGCTCATTGCAGGTGTGCAAAGTGCATCGGCAACATTGACCGGGTGTGAGGGAACCGTTTATCTAAAGCTTCCTGATGGATGGACTGCCGCTTATTCCGCTGCTGGTGGTCAGTTTGTTGCTTTTTCGAAGAGCACTAAGTATACCGGCTGGTATGAAATTAGCACTGCTAAAATCGGTGGTACAAACGGAGCGACTGATTTCTACATCTCGAAGGCTTTGAATGACTATGGCCAGACGGGTGGTATTACTCCGACTCAGATTGGTGCCAATGTTCAATTTGCTAATGGCAAGGGCTTCTCTTGCGCCGATTTTGGCTCAAAGACGAATGAACTTTGGATCCAACAGGATTTCACGGATCCGACCAAGCCTTATGTCAAGGGAGATCCTCCAGACGTAAAGTATTTCTACGTGTTCTTGCCGGATGACAAGGTTTGGAAGAGCTCTGTGCCGATGATTAGCGAAAACGGCAAAGATAAAGAAATGGATATCGATGCCGATAACTGCGGTTGGTATTACAGACGTTATGTCGATGAAGCCCTTCCGACGGAAGTCTTCATCCATAGAGATGATGACGAAACGTTGCAGTATGCCATCGGTATGCAAGGTGAAGGTGCTGAAACGCTTGAAAAGATTGACTTGGACGGTTTGTTTAATGGTGTTTTCAATAGCGAACCGGGCTATAGTGGCGCATTGTTCTTTGTTGCTGACCAGAAGAAGGCTGCTGAACTTCCCAGCATAATGTCTGGGTGGTATGTTGAAAGACCGGCTATCAATGGTAGCTGCTCCTATAACCTTGCAGCTCGTATTTATGACTCCGATGCTAAGTTGCATCCGGCATTCTCTTGCTATAGTGGTCCTGGTGATGGCCCGGCTAATGACGGTTGCCAGAAAGTAGACCAAACGAATGCTGCTGCTGGTGCAAATCCGACTGTCGCTCTTAATGCTATTTATGACTGTATCGGTGTGACTCCGGGCATTGTGGAATCGACTCTTGACCGCGCCACTAAGAAGCCGAAGCTCACGGCTGCTGGTAAAAAGTGCTTTATTGATGAGAAGTATTTCAACATGCTTTTCAATTACACTCCTGGTGTGAACGAAGTGACTTGCTTTGATATGCCGTTTACCCGTGCTGACGATGGCAAGTGGGAATTTGACTCTGACTTCTATACAAGCCCTGGTCTTGAAACCCCTGTTCAGGGTGGTTTCTACCCGGTTGAAGCTACCGATGAAAAGAAACTCAAGGATGCTGACTCTACGCAGCAAGCTGCTCCGTTAGCTCGTACAAAGCGTACTGCAGAAGGTCCTGTGTTCTATGGTCCGAATCTTCGTGAACTTCACCCGACTGAAAAGATTCCGATGATTGACGTGATTTGCAATGGCCCGGGTTGGAAGGGCGGTCATAAGTGCGATGGTCTCTTCGCTGATGGCGATGGCACCGAAGCCTTCTATACTGGCCTTAGCCCGGCTAACACTGGTGCTTGCGTCTTTGGTTGGAGCTGCCCGGATAAGGCTCCTGCAAATTGGGCATTCTTTGTGGATGGAACTGAAACTTCTGCTGCTTCGGGTAGCCCGCGTTGGAAGTCCGAAGAAGGCGGTAAGGGCAATGCCGGTCGTAACCAGCATTTCTGCTTCGAATCCCATGCTGAATTCCGCTTCAAGAAGGGACTCAAGTTCAGCTTCCGTGGTGACGATGACATTTGGGTTTATATTGATAACAAGCTTGCTGTGGACCTTGGTGGTACTCACCTCGCTGCTCCGGGCTATGTGGACTTGGATACGTTTATGCCCAATGGCAAGGCTGATTCCACCTATGATATCGATATCTTCTTCTGCGACCGTCGTACTACGATGAGTAACGTCCGTATCAAGACGAACATGTTCATTGAACAGACCGTGGGTATTAAGGCCGAAGGTCACCAGAATAGCAATGAAGACTATAGGCTGACTGGTGGTAACAACAAGTTCAAGCTGAAGTATTCTCAGTCTGGTGGTGGTAGCTGCGCTGCTGCAAGAGGTACTGCAGTCGTGTTGGAAGGCAAACAGATTACGGATGCAGGCTATAAGATTACTTATACGCTCACCACTGATAAGAGTGGTTCTGACCCGACCAAGACGATTATTTCTGCAGAAGAATTCGAAGCTAATCCGGTTCAGTTAGATGGCATCATCGATGTCACAGAACCGGGTGAACCGATGATTAACGAAATCAAGTTGAAGAAGAGACTTACTCCGGATACGTACTATCTGCGCATTACGATTGGTACTGATGTCTATATTATGTCCTGGGAAATTAAGGGTAGCGTTGCTGTTGCTAACCGTGATGCCGTTATTGTTGACGCAACTGGTTACAAGAGCCCGGTGATGCCGTTCAAGAGTTCTGCAATGGCTACAAATGCAGCCGATGTTACGGTTGACCAGCTTATCCCGCTCTACATTGCTCCGATTACGGATCCGTGTGGTGGTACACCTTCTGCTACTTGCACCCAGCCGGTCCAGTTGAGCGCTGCTGTTGGTTCTGAATATTCCTTGGATGTTAAGGACGCTGCAGGCAATGCTTCTACTCTGGTTACCTTCTACAAGTTGGAAAACGGACAACTTTCAATGGTTGACCCGGTCAAGTACAATCGTAAGATTGGTGCCGGTGGTGTTGATACCCTTTATGCAACTATCCCGTTCAACCAGTTCACGACATCTCAAAATGAGACTGTGGTCATCAGTGTAAAGGATAGTCCTTATAAGGCTACGCTCTCGTTCTTCGTGCCGACGATTGCGTTCGTTGAATCTGAAACGTCTTTGACTGTTAAGACTTCGGAACCGGATAACGTAACTCACTTGAAGTCCGAAGAAGTTGACTTCTACTTGATCGCTCTTGACCCGACTAAGAATAACTCTCCGTGCGGTGATGCTTGCAACTTTAAGGTGACTGCTGGTTCTGAACTCTCTAAGGGCTTGGAAATCCTTTATGGTCCTGATTCCACCGTTCACGTTGTGAATGGTCGTGCAACGGTTACCGTCAAGTCTTCTATGGTTTATGAATTGCCGACTTCTTCTGCAACTCTCCATGTGAAGGGCCCGAGTGCTACTATGATGCAGGCTAAGGTTGTCAACTTGCAGTTTATTGAACCGCCGGTTCCGACACCGCTCTTGGCCGATATCTTCGACGTCCATGGCGAACTTCCGGCTTCTTCGATGAACATCCCGGCTGAATACTTCAGCATGCAGACGGAATACCTCGATGGTATTGGTGACTCCCTTGCTATTTACTACTACCGTCCGTTTATCAACCACGAAGACTCCCTCCCGAATAAGATTGCAGTCTTCTGGGATGAAGATGAAAAGGATTCTGTGGTCTTTGAAAAGGCTGAAATTAAGGCTGGTACTGTTTGCGGTGCTGCTGCATCTCTGCCTGATTCTCTCTGCTTGCCGCGAATCACTCTCGGTGGCAAGAAACTCTCCAAGAATGTGAAGACCTCTGGTAAGGGTAAGCTCAAGTCTTGGGCTACTTACACGGCTCGCGGTACTGTTGTGACGAACTTCTACTCTTGCGCAATTTATGACCGCATTGCCCCGATCATCGTCTCTGCAAGAGCTATGACCGAAACTATGGGCGGTGTTGACTTGGCTAAGCTCAAGATCGAATTCTCTGAACCTGTTCAGAAAACGACCGAAGGCGATGCTAAGGGTGATGCAGTTCTTTCCTTCTACATTAACAATGGAAAGCAGCCGCAGTTTACCGAATATATACCGCTGAACCCGGGTTCTTCGATTCCGCCTTCTACGAACTCGAACACCATGAATTTGCTTTACAGCGCAAATGGCTTGTTCCCGCAGTCTGGTGACTATATCCACTTCGGTAGCATTGCAGGTGTGGGCCTCTTTACGGACCAGTCTGACTATGCAACTTATCCTGGTGGCGATACTCTCCGTCCGGCTGATGATGCTACTTATGGTTGGAACATTGCTCCGGGCTATAATGCAAGTGGACGTCTCCCGTCTCCGTGGGTATTGATCTCTGGTGATGTGAGTGCCTACGCTGTCAGAATCATTCCGTCCGCAATGGGTGGCATTCCGAGAACTCCGGCTGAAGCCGCTAACCTTGATGCGTTCGACATCTTTACCTACGACGCAAACAAGGATGACGACAACTTCAGAGCAGACATCCTTGCTGGTCAGGGCGAATTTGAAAAGTATGGCTTTATTCCGCATGGCTGGTATGTCAAGACCGATATGGGTGCCATGATCGAATCCAAGGAAGATTTTGTCAACTCCAACAAGAAGAACGTGTTCTTTGATTACGAACTCAGTTTCTTCACGAACTTGGGCTCTCATGTGGCAACAAAGAAGGGCCGCATCTTCTGCGATGACGACAAGAACTTTGAAGTCAACCAGAAGTACTACTTCGGTGGTGCAGGTCACAACTGCGTTGAAACCCGTAGGAACTTCTACATCGTGTGGAACATGAAGTCCGACAAGAACCGCCTCGTTGGTTCTGGCGCCTTCATCACCAAGCTCAAGACTTACGTCCAGCTTGATAACCACGGTAAGAAGAACAAGTTCGACAAGACCGAAATGTGGGGCGTCCGCCATAACGCTAAGACGATTGGCAGCTTCCCGGTCTACAAGGCCAATCCGTAATAGAGATCTTTAAGGTTTCAGAAAGCCTCCCTTCGGGGAGGCTTTTTCTATATTTCTATACATGCGAAAGTTTATAATTGCAGCTTCTTTATGCGCTATGGCTTGGGCCGGATCGCCAACTGATATGGACTCTCTTTTCCGCGGAAACGAGTACAAGCCGACGCTTAGTGCATCGCTCCGCGATACGACAAGCAATTCTGCAGTACCTGCCAAGGTCTCTGGCAAGAATGACAAGGGTGATGGGTTCTACATGCTCCAGTTCGAAGCTGTAGGCGATTTTGACGCCGCTCAGAGGCGCAAGGCTCAGCTCTCCGCTAGCACCGGCTATACCATCCAGGTCGTGTTCGATACACCGTTCTACAAGCTTCGCGGCGGTGGATGGAACAAACGCAAGGTCGCTGAGGACAAGGCTCGCGAACTCTCCGCGTACAATATCAACGCCTTTGTTGTAAAGATCCGATAAGCGCGTATAAAAGCGCTAAACGCACAAAGAGCAGGCTAGGCCTGCTCTTGTTGTTTTTTAATTCAGAATTGCGCCGTAGGCGCCTACAGCACGCCAAGAATCTGCTTGATGCTGTGGTCGTCTAGCTTTAACAGCGCACGTTCCTCTGGGGGCACGTAAGCCATCTTGCGCTCGTTGTCGGGCCTCTTGGTGCGGTCTCGGAGCACTATCGCTTTGTTCTTGAGCGAGTAGAAGAATGGGCCTGTCTTGACAAATTGCTTTTGGTGCAGCGCTTGCTTGATGGCATCGCTTAATACGGCAGTAATCTTGGGTGTCGCGTGTTCAACGTTGTGCAATTCCAGAAGTCTCTGCAACAATAATTCTCCATGGATCGGGGATTCGCTATCGACATAGAACTTTAGCTGTTCGATAAGCTTGTCCACCGGGAGCTCTTGAATGGGCAAATCGTCTCCGGAGCCTTCCTTTGCAAAGTGGACCACATTGTAAGGCTCGGCTTGAATATCGCTGTTCTGTTCCGCATCGTCAATAGAAAGGTCTTCTTGCGGTGGCGGTGCGACGCTCTGTTCAATTGCAATGGTGGCAATCAGATTTTCTTTTTCGTCTGCGTTCGAAATGTTCCAGAGCGGAAGCCACATGGGGAGGACCTTCCAGCCGAGTCTCGTAAATGCATTCGGACGAGTGTATTCGCGATCTTCAATCGACTCGTTGTATAGTCCGTAGCTGCAATCGCTTTCGATTACCGCAAGGAAACGCTTGGAATTGTTGGCGTCAACGATGACCGGCCCCACCGGTATGTTGCATGGGGCTATGTAGTCCTTAAATGCAATGGATTCTGCCTTGAGAACTTCTTTAATTTGTTTGCTGAACGGTGTGTCGATGACGTTGGTGGTGCCCGTTGCATTTTCGCTTGTGGACTTACTCTTGAGCGAAACAACCCATTCTTGGAATAGACCTTCTTTTTCTGTTAACTTGTCTGATTCTTCGTTGTTCAAGAACAGGCAAAGGCTCTGCTTTGCAAGTGTGGAGCCTATGGCGAGTTTGCGGCTTTCTGTAGCATTCGAAACATCGTCGATGTCTACGCAAACCAGAATTTCGTCACGGTATAAATCTACAGCGCGTTCAATGGTTTTGATGTAGAACTTGTTTTGCAGAGTTCCTTGAGTAAAGAACTTGGCAACGTTGGGATTCTTTTCTAAATGATTTTGTAGTGCGACTTCGATTTCTTTGCAAAGAGCCTGGCTAGAAGCTACAATTCCAAGTGTTTGGCTCGGATTCTTTGTCGCATGTTGGATAGCCTTTTCTGCAATGGCCGAAATCTTGTCGTGAACGACTTTTACGGTCTGAGACTTGCCTGTTGTAATCGTTGAATTCGGGAATTGCGCAATTTCGTTGTTGTAAATTTTGTTATTTGCAAAACGGAACAACGCCGGGTTTGCGTATTGCATTGTATAACTGATAACGCGTGTAGGAATTCCCTTGCGAAGCGCTGCAGAAAGCACGTTGTCTTTAAAGAAAATCGATTGTGAAGAAACTTCCATATTGCAGGCGTCCATGGGGAGCGCCTCAAGCGTTGGCTCGCAGGGGTTTCCAAATAGAATGACTTTCTTGGAATTGAAAATTCCTGGCATGGCTTCGGCTATCGTCATGCAATCGGCATCCAATAGCAATGCGACATCAAATGATTCAAAGTCTGGATGGTATGATTGTGATAAAGTAACGATTTGCAATCGGGCGGGATTTTTTTCGACCGTTTCGTGCATGGCACGGAAGTTTGCGTTCGAGAATTGGTCTAGCAATGTTCTGTATTGCTTGCCCTGTTGCTTGCGGTTCTTCGAAGACGGACTGAACAATTCCGGACATTCTGCGGTAGCCGCTTGCATTTGGCTGTTTGTCCATGAACGGGCAAATGCCATTGCAACGTCTTTACTAGCGTTCTTGGAATCCTTTACGAATTGCGCAAGATTTTCACATGGCGAATCGTTGATGTTTTCGATGTGCTCGCAAATCTGCAAGTAAACGTCTTGCTTGTCCCACTGGGTGGACCAACGCTCGATTTTATCTGTCCACAAATCAATATTTTGCGATTCCAAGGATTCGCTTAAATTGAGCGATTTGCTGATGCTCTGGAGCGCCTTTAGCAGTTCTTCGACGCTAGCCTGGATTTTGTCTAAATTCTCGGCAAACGGTTTGAACAAGTGCCATTTTGCAAGCAACTGCATCAGATAATCATGCTGGTCGCTGTTCTTGATTCGTGCGCGGAACACGTAGTAATGGCGGATCTTGTTTGCTAAATCATTCCAGTCGGTCTTTTCGTATTTCCAGTCTTTACCGAACAGACGCGTGGCAAGTACAGAGGAATCTTTGTACTTGCGTCTGTATTCTTGCATTTCGATAAGCTTGTCGATTTGCTCGATAAGCATGTCATCGGAGGTAATGCTCTTTGGGTTCTTGAAAACGCTAAGCAAAATGCGCTTGGGTCTGCGGTAGTGATCCGAGAGCGACTTGAGTGCGGAATTGAGACTATCGTAAAATTCGTTGCGGGCTGCAACAATGTTTACGTCAATGGCATCTTCCAAAAAGATGTCGGAGCCCTTGCGGCGATAACTAGACCAACGGGCGCCTGCACTTGGCAAATCGTTGAGGTCATCTTGGTAGGCTATCCATCCGTTTGAATGGAGATTCCAGTCTTCAAGGCCCGGCATATCCTTGTCGAAATTTTTCTTGAAGACATTTATCAAAGTAAGAATGTCCGAAAGATTGAATCCATCGAGATAGAGCTTAGATTTGACGACGCTCTCGATGAATGGCTTGATGGTCTCGATTAAGTCTTTTGCTCGAGAAAGCTCTTCGCCAATCAAATTTTTGCGTTCTTTCGAAACAGCCGGCAACGTTATTCCTTGGAATGCGTTGTAGACTTCTATTCCGTTTTGTTCAAAAAATAGCTGAGTCATTTCTTCAAGGCTTGAATGTATTGCCTTGAATTTGTCATAACGGACATCTGCAATGTTCTTGAATAAGTCACTTGCGAATTTTGACTTGACGTTTTTTAATTTTGTAATTTCGTCGAGCAATTCCGTGAGTGTTGCACCGCAGGGTTTGAGCGGAAAGTTGACGGAATCGTAGTACGTGACGAGTTTTGCACGGAGCTCGCTCAACGTGCTTTTAATCGTATCACGGTCGGGACCTTGAAACGATCGGAATGGCGGCTTCCAGGCGTTTTCAAAGTTAAACTTAGTGATGGCCCTACGGCTAATCACACAGACTTTTTTCTTTTGCTGGATGAGCTCTGCGGTTATGTTTACAGCGGCTTTAGCCTTTTCTGCTCCTGGGAGCGTTTGGATGGCATAAGCTGAATATTTTTCATCTAGTGCATCGATGACAGCCTTGTTTGTTTGCGAATCCGTAATGTATGGAAAATAGTGTTCCGCTGGATTGAAAACGTGGTCGTAAGGTTCTTCGTCAAAGAGCGATGGCTGCGGCAAGAATCCTTCGTTTCCGATAGTCGCAATGAAAAATTCGTTATTGGCTGCTTTTGCGGTTGTCCAGCACTCGCTTGTGAGTTTCTTTTTGAGAAGAATTTTGTTTGTGCTGTAAAACGTGATGCAATAGCCGTTGCGTGTAAACTTCCAATCTGTTTTAGCTGCAATCTTTTTTTCGAGCGTGTCGAAAAATTTTTGGATGTTGAACGTCTTGTTCTTGTAGAAATCCGAGGCTATTGGGAACTTGATGTTTTTATCGAGCGATTGGAGCGCGATATTTTCGATAGGTGCACAATCTGAAATGGTTAATGTATCGTGCTCGGTATCGTAGGTAAGCGGGATAAGGATTGCTGGGGCGAGCATCTTTTCGCCGCACTTGATAAATCCCGTTGCCATGTACAGGTCTTGGTTGCAAAAGTCTTCGACTTTTGATTTTAGAATTTTACGGAAAGTCTCGAGATCTGCTGTTTGCCTTTCTTCGTTATATTTGGCAGAAACAGGGAAAAAATGCGCGAGAGTGCGAGGCTTGGATTCATTTTGCCAAGTCTCAAAAAATAGGTCTCCGTTGTCTAACAGCAGCGGGGATTGAAACTTGTTTTTTTGCGAGAAGCTGAGGAGTCGGTCTTTGGTTTCAAAGGCTGCTGCTTCTTCGCGAATTCTTTCTATGGTAGTAGACACAGACGTTGATGCCATACCATGAATATAAATTTTTTTTAACCCATGTGAATAC containing:
- a CDS encoding SPOR domain-containing protein → MRKFIIAASLCAMAWAGSPTDMDSLFRGNEYKPTLSASLRDTTSNSAVPAKVSGKNDKGDGFYMLQFEAVGDFDAAQRRKAQLSASTGYTIQVVFDTPFYKLRGGGWNKRKVAEDKARELSAYNINAFVVKIR
- a CDS encoding fibro-slime domain-containing protein, with product MKNTIKSLKLWVLGCAMLIAGVQSASATLTGCEGTVYLKLPDGWTAAYSAAGGQFVAFSKSTKYTGWYEISTAKIGGTNGATDFYISKALNDYGQTGGITPTQIGANVQFANGKGFSCADFGSKTNELWIQQDFTDPTKPYVKGDPPDVKYFYVFLPDDKVWKSSVPMISENGKDKEMDIDADNCGWYYRRYVDEALPTEVFIHRDDDETLQYAIGMQGEGAETLEKIDLDGLFNGVFNSEPGYSGALFFVADQKKAAELPSIMSGWYVERPAINGSCSYNLAARIYDSDAKLHPAFSCYSGPGDGPANDGCQKVDQTNAAAGANPTVALNAIYDCIGVTPGIVESTLDRATKKPKLTAAGKKCFIDEKYFNMLFNYTPGVNEVTCFDMPFTRADDGKWEFDSDFYTSPGLETPVQGGFYPVEATDEKKLKDADSTQQAAPLARTKRTAEGPVFYGPNLRELHPTEKIPMIDVICNGPGWKGGHKCDGLFADGDGTEAFYTGLSPANTGACVFGWSCPDKAPANWAFFVDGTETSAASGSPRWKSEEGGKGNAGRNQHFCFESHAEFRFKKGLKFSFRGDDDIWVYIDNKLAVDLGGTHLAAPGYVDLDTFMPNGKADSTYDIDIFFCDRRTTMSNVRIKTNMFIEQTVGIKAEGHQNSNEDYRLTGGNNKFKLKYSQSGGGSCAAARGTAVVLEGKQITDAGYKITYTLTTDKSGSDPTKTIISAEEFEANPVQLDGIIDVTEPGEPMINEIKLKKRLTPDTYYLRITIGTDVYIMSWEIKGSVAVANRDAVIVDATGYKSPVMPFKSSAMATNAADVTVDQLIPLYIAPITDPCGGTPSATCTQPVQLSAAVGSEYSLDVKDAAGNASTLVTFYKLENGQLSMVDPVKYNRKIGAGGVDTLYATIPFNQFTTSQNETVVISVKDSPYKATLSFFVPTIAFVESETSLTVKTSEPDNVTHLKSEEVDFYLIALDPTKNNSPCGDACNFKVTAGSELSKGLEILYGPDSTVHVVNGRATVTVKSSMVYELPTSSATLHVKGPSATMMQAKVVNLQFIEPPVPTPLLADIFDVHGELPASSMNIPAEYFSMQTEYLDGIGDSLAIYYYRPFINHEDSLPNKIAVFWDEDEKDSVVFEKAEIKAGTVCGAAASLPDSLCLPRITLGGKKLSKNVKTSGKGKLKSWATYTARGTVVTNFYSCAIYDRIAPIIVSARAMTETMGGVDLAKLKIEFSEPVQKTTEGDAKGDAVLSFYINNGKQPQFTEYIPLNPGSSIPPSTNSNTMNLLYSANGLFPQSGDYIHFGSIAGVGLFTDQSDYATYPGGDTLRPADDATYGWNIAPGYNASGRLPSPWVLISGDVSAYAVRIIPSAMGGIPRTPAEAANLDAFDIFTYDANKDDDNFRADILAGQGEFEKYGFIPHGWYVKTDMGAMIESKEDFVNSNKKNVFFDYELSFFTNLGSHVATKKGRIFCDDDKNFEVNQKYYFGGAGHNCVETRRNFYIVWNMKSDKNRLVGSGAFITKLKTYVQLDNHGKKNKFDKTEMWGVRHNAKTIGSFPVYKANP